A genomic window from Brevibacillus agri includes:
- a CDS encoding AraC family transcriptional regulator, with translation MDKFIYKKSAGITALAASITEFTYKKHSHKEYAIGVTLRGIQHYTLDGSLQLLYQNGVMLFHPEQAHTGISPYQYFLNCKIERAKQLIEKKRDIYSAVAECGFVDLAHVNKHFKSVYGTTAFEYLSHVNGGGRRPCR, from the coding sequence ATGGACAAATTTATCTATAAAAAATCGGCAGGTATTACTGCCCTAGCGGCAAGTATTACGGAGTTTACGTATAAAAAGCATTCCCACAAGGAATATGCAATCGGTGTCACATTGCGGGGGATTCAACATTATACGTTGGATGGCAGTTTGCAATTATTGTATCAAAATGGTGTGATGCTTTTTCATCCGGAACAGGCGCATACCGGAATTTCACCATACCAGTACTTTCTTAATTGCAAGATAGAACGTGCCAAACAACTCATAGAAAAAAAGAGAGATATTTATTCAGCAGTCGCCGAATGTGGTTTTGTTGATTTGGCGCATGTAAATAAACACTTTAAAAGCGTGTATGGAACAACTGCCTTTGAATATTTGTCGCATGTGAATGGCGGAGGACGCAGGCCATGTAGATGA
- a CDS encoding LysE family translocator, whose protein sequence is MNITSLLIYCFIVTFTPGPTNIVILSTVNHLGTKKAMEYTYGATIAFGILLAVSGTLNTMLATIIPKIFIIMQIIGTIYMFYLAYQIYKMDSSDRTVNQTGPFLTGFLMQFLNVFPSYIMPYYNAMPAVTLSVIAITMITWIVFGTIFRQFLQKHKKTVNVIMALFLVYAAIMIWV, encoded by the coding sequence ATGAATATTACATCTTTGCTAATTTACTGTTTTATTGTTACGTTTACACCAGGACCTACTAACATCGTCATATTGTCCACAGTGAATCATTTGGGGACAAAAAAGGCAATGGAATATACGTATGGAGCAACGATTGCTTTTGGAATCTTACTTGCTGTTTCTGGTACGTTGAATACGATGCTGGCGACGATCATCCCCAAAATTTTCATTATCATGCAGATAATCGGAACCATTTATATGTTCTATCTCGCTTACCAAATTTACAAAATGGATTCATCAGACCGAACTGTAAACCAGACCGGCCCCTTTCTGACCGGCTTCCTTATGCAGTTTTTAAATGTTTTTCCCAGCTATATCATGCCCTACTACAACGCTATGCCTGCGGTGACTCTCAGTGTGATCGCGATAACGATGATTACCTGGATTGTTTTCGGTACAATCTTCAGGCAGTTTTTACAGAAGCATAAAAAGACAGTGAATGTAATCATGGCGTTATTTTTGGTTTATGCTGCCATAATGATATGGGTGTAG
- a CDS encoding cache domain-containing protein: MKAVQHSQSVSLRTKLVMMCLLLLAIPSLIIGFQGYNSASAGLSELGSRILKNNVHLTIEMIEVLQKQVDAGKISIEDAQEQVKQHILGPKQADGTRTINPNIDSGASGYMFVLDEKRPQQSHSFHSLFHAHFPPPAGSVFRSCIRFVTL, from the coding sequence ATGAAAGCAGTCCAGCATTCCCAATCCGTATCATTGCGTACCAAGCTCGTGATGATGTGTCTGCTGCTGCTGGCAATCCCCAGCCTTATCATCGGCTTTCAAGGCTACAACTCTGCCAGCGCTGGACTGAGCGAACTAGGTTCGCGCATCCTGAAAAACAACGTGCATCTGACGATAGAGATGATCGAAGTCCTGCAAAAACAAGTCGACGCAGGCAAAATCAGCATAGAAGATGCACAAGAGCAAGTGAAGCAGCACATCCTCGGTCCGAAGCAAGCGGACGGAACACGAACGATCAACCCGAACATCGACTCCGGTGCGAGCGGCTACATGTTTGTACTGGACGAAAAACGTCCCCAGCAGAGCCATTCCTTCCATTCCCTTTTTCATGCCCATTTCCCCCCTCCTGCTGGATCGGTTTTCCGGTCCTGCATACGCTTTGTGACGCTGTGA
- a CDS encoding hotdog domain-containing protein codes for MSLKVGEVITFERTFTAEDVKGFTKISGDEGVHHVTPDEQGRLVVQGLLTATLPTKVGGDYNVLARTMNFEFIRPVFTGDTIICEVTIERFEKQANRTAICASFLCKNQHEKEVLKGNFSGVIL; via the coding sequence GTGTCATTAAAAGTGGGAGAGGTTATCACGTTTGAACGAACTTTTACGGCAGAAGACGTGAAAGGGTTTACGAAAATTTCCGGTGATGAAGGAGTTCATCATGTTACCCCGGACGAACAGGGAAGGCTGGTCGTCCAAGGGTTATTAACTGCTACCTTGCCAACCAAAGTAGGGGGAGATTACAACGTACTCGCCCGCACGATGAATTTTGAGTTTATAAGGCCGGTATTTACGGGAGATACAATCATTTGTGAGGTCACCATTGAGCGATTTGAAAAGCAAGCGAATCGAACGGCTATTTGTGCATCCTTTTTATGTAAAAATCAGCATGAGAAAGAAGTTTTGAAAGGGAATTTTTCAGGCGTAATCTTGTAA